The Aphis gossypii isolate Hap1 unplaced genomic scaffold, ASM2018417v2 Contig00486, whole genome shotgun sequence region aaaaaaaaaaaaataaaaatcataaaaaaattttgaaatataaaaaaaaaaaaatcataaatattcgtgataatatatattgcgggataactaaatattgcgggataatatatattgcgggataactaagtattcgtgataatatatattacgggataactaaatattcgtgataatatatattgcgtgataactaaatattcgtgataatgtatattgcgggataactaaatattgcgggataatatatattgcgggataactaaatattcgtgataatatatattaattatatatattatatatatattaagttataaaataaaaaaaaaaaatcataaaattattttgaaaattattcaagGGATATATACTCCCTTTGGATAATAAATTCAGTTTTACTACTGAAAATCTAACTAAATACAATAtggtcgttattatttttttttaaatttaaattaatttttaatttttttattaaatacctagtaaagttaatttttagtcatgcttttttttggttttttttttaacttaatatacttttttcaaacaattgtATGCTtttcttgttatttattatgttttaaaattcgaGCCTTTTAAtggtaaacattattattaatttgtttcaatttaaacatgtataccgagataaactaaaatgtaataaaaaaggatatatttatattatttataaaaataatatctaatcattattttagtgttcgttatgagttttttatttgttatcgaTTATTCGAATGTAAGgctttaaataggtaaatatccaacaattaaaaaatgtaaaatgtaaaatttattacttattaaatagataggtacatttaaaaaagttaatgtttaattattttattgtttatgacttttaatacttattttttacgttttacataatataaagtgaaaattttaaaattgtggaGGTAGGAATACCACAAATATTTGGaccaatattatgaatattaattatttatataatattatgtataataacggGCTTTCAGCCTTGtactcaaaattcaaaattcataatcgTGTAATAGCATGACAATTGTAtggtaacaataaaatataggtaatgaaCAACTTAACGCAATCATTGAATAATCCATAGTAgccttataaataaatgttatatgcctatggaataaaataaacagttaatttattgataccaCCAAGgtggatataaatatatatattattcacctTGGGTACCACAACGTGTTATCAAATTTCAAGTGATAATGATAACAACGGcggcgttttaattttttagttatttcctTATCAGTATCATCATTTATCGCATAATtgataaacgataatatttatggTGTGTACCGCTTTACTGCACTTGCGCGTGGTTGTCATCATACGCGAATTGTATTTCTGTCGTAGTGTGTCGTAGCACAACACTAGTAACACACTTTTCGTTGCTTTTGAGTTTTGAGTGTTGCGTGCATACTCGTCCCGCTACTCTACTGTTGACCTTGCTTACCGACGTCCCTCCCTTCTTAGTAGTTaagtgaaataataacaattaaaaataaagtttaactaaaaaaaaaataacttatcgTGCTTCGTCTATTCATTGACCGTGATCCGTGACCTCTAAGAGGTCGTTCTGTAGGTACTATCTTCAGACTCGCGGTTTTAAAATAGAGCGAAACAGCGTACACTCTTGCGGTTGCTCAATTGATAGCTGATCGAACTACTGACAGTACGTTACTGTTTAGTGTTCGTCGTCAATTACCATTGATCCACCAGGACTCTGCTAGCTGAACATGATTAAATAGTCGCACGTtaacattgtatataaatatatttaaattatcagtcCTCTTCCCGTGCTTAAAAGCCCAAATTGTTGTCAGTTTGTTCGTTTACACTggtaaggatttttttttttaattttaacccaTTTGTAATACTTTGTTAttaatgtgtaatttttattttttaagaacataATGGAGGAAGATCAAAAGAGATTCATTGAACGGGGTTCTCACAAGGGAAAAGGACTTGCTGTTTTCACCAGCGGGGGTGATTCACAAGgtactgaataatttttattttatttttacattagaaagagttaaaaaataattaatagctatttatttatctgCAATAATGGTGGATTGGCTTTTTGGCATCCTACCTGTAGCCATGGGCGCCCATTGGTAAAATTTTAggggggtcaaaataaaacaattctcAAATGTGAGATAGTAaagatttaatgtttttttgacatataaatataaatatgccatattttttaagactaagcttaatatatttttgctcAAGAGTGGCCAAGTGTCGTACAGGCTGTAGCTAGTTTTTCAATTAGaggattgaaataatttttgaattaagagtatacttaattttattttaaatatttcatagtgCTGTACACCAGcatctatacatatttagaCATTTAGCTATATTTCAGAGCTCAGTTTGAGTATAATCAACTAATATATTGTgctgatttttagaattatatttcattattacctatataaaaaataaaagtaaaatttatctaaagtaggtattaaactttataaatacctaaataaatagtttagttATTCAGAGAAATTACTTTaccaatcaaaaaaaatcaattaatatttaaaacaatattatgctaaaaaaaatcaatttctaagttaattacaaatatgtacttaaatttttgaaaatatacaatattacaaacacTCATAGTATTACACTATTTTACCATATTGACAGTCATTACTTActgatttatgattttatcaaataatatattacccaatattatgaactatatgtctcatttaatattgattaaattaaaacagaacATTTTCATCTATGTGATTACATTTTTGAgttctatattttgtttatagttttattatttcatcattttaaaattttaactaaaatctGCAATAATTACATACTGCTGcttgctattttttttcatatgcatgcttataattattattttattaattttcatattacttgatggtttttattattttttttaatatttgctgTGTTTATTTAGtgcatataacatttttttttttatattattgaaaacataaaattaaagataattttgtaCAAACATTTGTGTGTAAGAATCTTACTTAtcacatatttatgtaaaaatgtgtaactATTTTAGAacacataatttgtattttatgttgacTAGACACAGCAAGATATGAACTTTTTTCAGAAACCCTACCCAACATTACTAatacactattttaattttaaaaggtaTGAATGCGGCTGTCCGTGCAGTTGTTCGTATGGCTATATACCTTGGCTGCAAGGTGTTTTTCATTAAAGAGGGTTACCAAGGTATGGTGGATGGCGGAGATAACATAGAAGAAGCTAATTGGTCTTCGGTGTCATCTATAATACATAAGGTGTGTTGAGTAAAATTCATGTAAtttatggaatttttttttttgttagaagGTATGTTTatgtaacttttataaaaaaagttgataGGTATGGtgtcataaatatgtattattgttagttCGTGcagtgtattttaaatgaactaCCTacttgttttgaatttttattaagttgctAGTATTAGTTAGTCATACAAGTAGTccaaaaagatattttactattgcaatttaataaaaacaattgtttaaaataaatatgtttttatgtaatcAAATAGAGGGCCAAGGAATTCTAgatagcttatattatattataaacatttttagtcatagtatattttatgatatgtaaTAAGTTGAATGGTgaacattataacatattatttgtctttatatattttaaaacaataatctgATCTTATATAGAAAAACGCCATATAGTATTACTGTGttatgttgtaatattataaatttaatttataattaatttttacatctcCATTTGTAGTacctatttgaattttaataaaatattgactttTTTATAACATCTTATAtggcaattttataaaaaaacatatagatatatttgttattgtaaaaaataactacatttATGGCTACTTTTATAGTATGACCTCAGTAGATCAAGTAAGACCGAGTTTTATAACAACTTGGATGatctgtaaaatgtatatagaaggtaacattattttaaagttgaactaacttgtaatttttattgtgtccCTGtctttattcattaaaatgtcgTTCTGCTTTTTAATGGTGAATTGTAGTTAAACTACAACATAAATGTACTGTaactaatttcattttaaaatgttatttatattattgtcttgtGTATCAATCTACTTTATATGTTCTTTACCttattgagttatattatttctgaCCTTCAAATAACCCCTAGTCtagtttataaaacataattgaatacatgcattttatatttattaataattacagaatttaatattttataatttagggtGGTACTGTTATTGGCTCAGCACGATGTATGGATTTCAAAGAACGTGCAGGACGAGTAAAGGCTGCTTGCAATCTGGTTAAACGAGGAATTACAAATTTGGTAGTCATTGGAGGTGACGGTTCTCTAACTGGAGCCAATCTATTCAGACAAGAATGGTCTAGTCTTCTAGATGAATTATTACAGACTTCACAGATTAATAAAGCAGAACGTGAAAAATATggacatttaaatattgtcgGAATGGTTGGTTCTAttgataatgatttttgtGGTACTGACATGACAATTGGTACGGATTCTGCATTACATCGCATTATGGACGCAATTGATGCTATTGTGTCAACAGCCTATTCGCATCAGAGAACATTTATTATGGAAGTAATGGGACGTCATTGCgggtatgattattaattctaattattatatagttttaaaaattgagaaaacTCCAAGAAATCGGGTGATTCTATGACCTTAAAACTTAGTAGATACTAGATAGTAGTAACCACAAAGAAATTTCAaagattattgtaatatatttttatagaaagaaatgcatttatttgaaatttctcatcctgtaaatattttattgaatgcttatataaattatcgagttcattttaaattaaaataaaaaagttgcataatgtttataatattaatcttaagTCTTACAATCTCTTGGACAATTTATTGACTAAATCGGGCATTGTAAATGATTAATCGTTGAACaacagtaattaatttattttgatatctgGTAAATTTGGTGActcatttatttgtataagcctatttattaaagtccatcacttataatttactaaaggttgaaatgaaatgaaattttatcagtatactttttttaatataatatgaattattgataaaataattatcttataataagccagcaataaaatagtttttaaaaaaaatgtattattactgttatgcattttgttttaattaggctaatattaacttaagttTTATCTTGGTAAACGAgagcttaatttattttgttatatatagtaaattggtttttttattttattacatcgcTTCAggctattttaaatagttaacaaaATGTTGTGCTGTTAAGGTTTAGATCTGATTTTCATTTGAACCAATTACTGATTTActgcattttaattaatttacatgagtactttattttacaattttataatttaaatattttttagaagccaaaatttaatatttattatttaccttagcaaacatatattttttttatttccctgttttaatatgtatatagtgcttataataatattgcatatacaactaaatatttcatttagatGACCTTATATTGAAAGGgagtaaatattactaaaaagtaacactattttttagaaaaataaattgatgtgGCAGTTTAAAAAAGTAGGTTGTATTGTGAGTaccaaaaaagttaaaaatttgaaatttttctcaaaatgtttatttcagTATTCCATTTCATTTCTGAAAACTccattttaatacaaggtcatctaactaaaatatttaataatacttcttAAGATGAGTAcattgcataaaattattatatatgtttcaaATATTGGTGTAACTTGTCGagctattttatttacattgtaaacaatattCCATATTTTACGTTTCAAGCGATGttagagaaatatttttaaatatatttgagttattcttgtaatctaaataattaatattaattatatatatagtttactcTTATACgactagttaaaaataaaacttattaagttcttaaaattcaataagtagtattattaatgattaatagttgtacattttatttatatttggtatGACTATGAGTCTATTAATATATCTAGtctagtttaataaaatgcttTTAGATTTGAATACTTGAATTTATGTTTCCAACTGTGaagtttatagaataatataaaagctcATTAcattcagaaaatattttaatttttaaaaatgactgagttatttataacattactcAGTttcacagtattataatatgataatctaATAAACAACTTGAACAGTCATAGAATCACCTAaaacttgtttattttattttttagattttaaaaccttatcaatttattaggGAAATTAAATTAGTCAACTAGCTAagtcaattattgtttttcaataaaagtttaagttaGTAGaagtttattatgaaatatattatttactgtagttgtggtttatataattagaGTTACTAGTTAATaagtatgattaaattaacgggacttttacattttacttattgcattaataatacattatttttaataagtacctacatcttaaatattttattaagaggtagtgattgtttttgaaatagggtagtatttgtaaaatacacttctcataaaaaagaaaaaaccctTAGGAATACATTCAAAtccattatttatacaaatatttattaaacatttgaaactGTAAGTAATTGACTTGGCTTCTATTTTCAATCGTTCGTCTAATAAAACTgaattacctaataaataataataattctccaTTTAAAACTTGGTCTATCTCTgctttttataacaaaataaaagtgatTGAAGTGTTCTTGTTTCAAGTTTAATAACGCCGCTGTTGCATATAAAGGTACCTTGCACTTGTCACAGCCCTCACTAGTGAAGCTGACTACGTGTTTATACCAGAGATGCCACCACCACGTGATTGGCCAACCAAACTTTGCACCAAATTAGAGCAGGCaaggattatattatagaaagaaaaataatacatgatcGTTACCTTAACTTGAAATTCTTGTCAACTTCTTCTCAGACATGTATTTACCAACACACCTTTAAATCTATTAACAACCGCTCgcacattttgattttataatttatatatatattatactaaagcaTGATTATCccagtgttatattttatctgtcTTTTtgcttaactattttaaattttaagttttattctcGCCTCATTTGTAGATAAGGTCATAGGAAGCTCACAgcgttaattcattttatctaTAGATTATAAAGGAAACTGGTCTGATTTGTTTGTGGCTATGTCGCGGGGTGAAGTGTACAGTAGTGGCaaaatcgtaaaattaataataatataatatttacatttatttatccaataacaattatagcTACATGCATACctgtaaagttaaatattgtttaatgcaAGAcacttattttatcttattgtttaaaaaaagaatagtacaataatctgtttcatttttagtataatagtaattaacaattaattatttaggtcatttttatgatatatattttttaatattcttgtatacaatatggttactatattatgtaaacataatgtaaaattgttgacaaaaaatagtgccttgcattaaaataaatctgctCTGTATAACtcatgtgtgtattatatacatttatgtatatagtataataatatgtatacatgtattattgtcatgtataataatattaaattagtggATGTTTAGAAATGTATGGTGGGAGTgtgctatattaaaaaaatgtgcagGTATTTAGCTTTGGTTACGGCATTGGCGGCAGAAGCCGATTTTGTGTTCATTCCTGAATGGCCGCCTCATCAAGATTGGGCGTcgaaaatgtgtaaaaaattgcTACAGGCAAGACTGACTTCTGTTTTAcagcataaaaatatgatgcaTGAGTTGTATTAGTCCGCCagtgtgttatatattatcctTATACattgcattaataattattatgttattacttattatactctGGTTGTAGCTATattgtgaaattattattaatcagtgTAATTCCATTAAATCTGGCTTAGAAATTGTGTACAATATAGTGTTACGAAATGATcatagaaaatatgttttaattttttaaaaggatTTGGTGACAAATTATTCAGAACTTCTGTTGTAGAAATCTGACAATTTTGAggttctatttatttttgttgttgctTTTAAAGTGagaattcataattatttattttaattttaaaaagtacacTGATTATGATTGTtgttttcgaaaatatttaattgttgtgtattttatattttaatattgaaatcactttattaaacattttcattcaGGATAGTTGACTAACTATGTATCTACATTTTAGTCGATCTTAgtgcttaaaatttttatttttatgtttcaagGATTCAAGTGTAgttcatgttatatttttagcatgtcaaattgtaatgttaatttaaccaatataaaatatagtatttgcCAATTATTTTGACCCAACTTTTATGAAtcaaatgattattatgatgaataattaccattgatcataataaattcataagttattttatgtaacattGAATTATTGTAGAAGTGACTAGGATTGATTGTGGTGCGTTTTGTCGATAATGGCTTtagataattgtataaaactgtttgaggaagaataataattattttaagtgtttaatgATGCATGCATTAGTTTGGACTCTAGAACAAGGATGgcaaagttttataattaagttatataaatattatatttgattagtgTATTAGTGTGTTAGCTGTGTAAAAaatacagtaggtacctatataagtattaaatataatacacacatacaaaattgtatttcttaaaatatactggtaaattttaaagggttttattgtatttcgtatttatataatataattatgttaaacagATTGTTTGTCAAATGATCAACtgacaattattgttaatttaaaatttaaaaaaaaatgaaaataataataataataataataaataaatcataattgtttgaaatcttaaattataatgtaataagatctgtttttaaaatgttcgcCATCCCTGGtctagaattaaaatttgctAGCTATGAGTATTTTTGCTTTgctactaatttatatttgatatcttTTCTTGACCTCAATAGTTAAGAAAATTGTAAACGGTGATGTTCTGTCTGTGTTAGTGTTAAACAAATCACTCCAACATTATATTTAGACGTATTCTATTTCCAACTTGCCTACTTAATCTGTAGCAAATTGGTAAGAattttgataaacatttttatccaagatcgatttttttgtattctctCTATATcctaaaaaagttattttattaaaaagtataaattcaaatttttttcatgttttaactataaatgttaattaaatgtgAAAAAGTTTATCTCTAGTAGACCTAAAGAcacatttaaatcaaatgtttttagaaTTCTTGTGGTTTAACCAGATCAATCGGTATGTTGGAAATACAACACATCTAAATTTCTATATAACTCGTGTTAAACAAAGActgacaattattatcatttttataattattaatcacctTAGTAATCTTATTGTTGACAATAGGTAAATTAGTATACTACTATTgtctattgttaatatttgtaatacgactatttattttatttgttatttccaTTTAGACGTTTAAAGGTTATAGTGTACCTacacaacaattaaaataataatcgtaagtTCCTATAcgaataaatagtaataagcaattacataatatattattggtatttagtACTTTGTTaggttgttttaaaattaaaaatgttatagttcCTATACAAAAttagacaatatattatattctacctCAATTCATATTGTTaacttatgttattattttaatttatttaaagtttgtttGGTATTGcacatagtataattatatgtacaattattagtgaataaaaaaaatatatatttagaaaaataacaacaaactaaaaaataaaaataaaaataaaacaataaaactaattataaaaaatatcgaattacataataattaactataatgaataaataaatttatggttttaattgttatgtCTTATGTAGTAAC contains the following coding sequences:
- the LOC126554414 gene encoding ATP-dependent 6-phosphofructokinase-like isoform X2 encodes the protein MEEDQKRFIERGSHKGKGLAVFTSGGDSQGMNAAVRAVVRMAIYLGCKVFFIKEGYQGMVDGGDNIEEANWSSVSSIIHKGGTVIGSARCMDFKERAGRVKAACNLVKRGITNLVVIGGDGSLTGANLFRQEWSSLLDELLQTSQINKAEREKYGHLNIVGMVGSIDNDFCGTDMTIGTDSALHRIMDAIDAIVSTAYSHQRTFIMEVMGRHCGYLALVTALAAEADFVFIPEWPPHQDWASKMCKKLLQARLTSVLQHKNMMHELY
- the LOC126554414 gene encoding ATP-dependent 6-phosphofructokinase-like isoform X1, translated to MEEDQKRFIERGSHKGKGLAVFTSGGDSQGMNAAVRAVVRMAIYLGCKVFFIKEGYQGMVDGGDNIEEANWSSVSSIIHKGGTVIGSARCMDFKERAGRVKAACNLVKRGITNLVVIGGDGSLTGANLFRQEWSSLLDELLQTSQINKAEREKYGHLNIVGMVGSIDNDFCGTDMTIGTDSALHRIMDAIDAIVSTAYSHQRTFIMEVMGRHCGYLALVTALTSEADYVFIPEMPPPRDWPTKLCTKLEQVFSFGYGIGGRSRFCVHS
- the LOC126554414 gene encoding ATP-dependent 6-phosphofructokinase-like isoform X3 — encoded protein: MEEDQKRFIERGSHKGKGLAVFTSGGDSQGMNAAVRAVVRMAIYLGCKVFFIKEGYQGMVDGGDNIEEANWSSVSSIIHKGGTVIGSARCMDFKERAGRVKAACNLVKRGITNLVVIGGDGSLTGANLFRQEWSSLLDELLQTSQINKAEREKYGHLNIVGMVGSIDNDFCGTDMTIGTDSALHRIMDAIDAIVSTAYSHQRTFIMEVMGRHCGLITPLLHIKVPCTCHSPH